One window from the genome of Pelodictyon luteolum DSM 273 encodes:
- a CDS encoding KdsC family phosphatase: protein MLSLPFATLATRAAQIRLVISDNDGVFTDNGVYYSESGEVMKRYSIRDGMGVERLRLHGIDTAVMTGEVSPSIRKRAEKLGMTRLYLGVKDKRAMLEAVLMETGLQLSELAYIGDDVNDVEIMEAIAPEGLVACPGDATSFVEPLVHYRAAADGGYGAFRDFAEWLLRLRSL, encoded by the coding sequence ATGCTTTCACTGCCTTTTGCAACGCTTGCGACCCGTGCTGCCCAGATTCGGCTCGTTATTTCCGACAATGACGGTGTGTTCACCGACAACGGCGTCTATTATTCCGAGTCCGGGGAGGTGATGAAGCGCTACTCTATCCGTGACGGGATGGGGGTTGAGCGTCTGCGTCTTCACGGCATTGATACCGCAGTAATGACGGGGGAAGTGTCCCCGAGCATCAGGAAGCGTGCCGAAAAGCTCGGCATGACCCGCCTGTACCTCGGCGTCAAGGACAAGCGGGCGATGCTTGAGGCTGTCCTTATGGAAACCGGTCTGCAGCTGTCCGAACTGGCCTACATCGGGGACGATGTCAACGATGTGGAGATCATGGAGGCTATCGCGCCCGAGGGCCTCGTGGCATGTCCCGGTGACGCTACATCGTTTGTCGAACCCCTTGTTCATTACCGGGCCGCAGCGGACGGAGGGTACGGGGCATTCAGGGATTTCGCCGAATGGCTCCTTCGCCTGAGAAGCCTTTAG